From a single Vampirovibrio chlorellavorus genomic region:
- a CDS encoding acetyl ornithine aminotransferase family protein — protein MSNQAVLWEGAIHPQIKTALPGPKTRALIEKDSQYLSPSYTRGYPLSIQRGYGAMVVDMDDNVFLDYCAGIAVCSTGHSHPEVVKAIQEQAAQFLHMSGTDFYYTGMADLAQKLAETTPGSPDKKVFFGNSGTEANEAALKLARYHTGRKNYISFYRSFHGRTYGSMSVSTSKAIQRKQFTPLMPGVFHAHYPYFYRDIFQSETPEVCAQACLNYIEDYIFKMLTPPDEVAAFIVEPIQGEGGYVMPPASFLTGLQALARKHGILIIADEVQAGMGRTGQIWASQLYPGFEPDIMTSAKGLASGMPLGACIARFDIMDWAPGSHATTFGGNPVSCAAALKTFELLENGLLENVRVQGAYLKAGLQALAARGDVIGEVRGEGLMLGIEIVESKASKAKAPDLRNRIVDECFYHGLLILGCGENSIRFSPPLVICQEQTDSALAILEAVLKKLA, from the coding sequence ATGAGTAATCAGGCTGTGCTGTGGGAAGGCGCTATTCATCCGCAAATCAAAACGGCGTTACCGGGCCCCAAAACCAGGGCGTTGATTGAAAAGGACAGCCAGTATCTGTCCCCCTCTTATACCCGGGGCTACCCGTTATCCATTCAACGGGGCTATGGGGCCATGGTGGTGGATATGGATGACAATGTTTTTCTGGATTATTGCGCAGGCATTGCCGTGTGTTCCACCGGGCATTCCCACCCGGAAGTGGTGAAGGCCATTCAGGAGCAGGCCGCCCAGTTTTTGCACATGTCCGGTACGGATTTTTATTACACCGGCATGGCTGACTTGGCCCAAAAGCTGGCGGAAACCACCCCCGGTTCTCCCGATAAAAAAGTGTTCTTCGGCAATTCCGGCACCGAGGCCAATGAGGCGGCTTTAAAGCTGGCCCGGTATCATACGGGGCGTAAAAATTACATTTCCTTTTACCGCAGTTTTCATGGCCGTACTTATGGCTCCATGTCGGTCAGTACCAGCAAGGCCATTCAGCGGAAGCAGTTTACCCCGCTGATGCCCGGGGTCTTTCACGCCCATTACCCTTACTTTTACCGGGATATTTTCCAGAGCGAAACGCCAGAGGTGTGCGCTCAGGCTTGCCTGAATTATATTGAGGATTATATTTTTAAAATGCTGACCCCGCCGGATGAGGTGGCCGCCTTCATAGTGGAGCCTATTCAGGGCGAGGGTGGGTATGTGATGCCGCCTGCTTCTTTTTTAACCGGCTTGCAAGCGCTGGCCCGCAAGCATGGGATTTTGATTATTGCCGATGAGGTGCAGGCGGGCATGGGTCGCACCGGCCAGATTTGGGCCTCTCAGCTCTATCCCGGCTTTGAGCCGGATATCATGACCAGCGCCAAGGGGTTGGCCTCCGGCATGCCTTTGGGGGCCTGCATTGCCCGTTTCGACATTATGGACTGGGCACCGGGTAGTCATGCCACCACCTTTGGCGGGAATCCGGTCAGTTGCGCCGCCGCCTTGAAGACCTTTGAGTTACTGGAAAATGGCTTGCTGGAGAACGTGCGGGTGCAGGGGGCCTATCTCAAGGCTGGCTTGCAGGCTCTGGCCGCACGTGGCGATGTGATTGGCGAGGTGCGGGGCGAAGGGCTCATGCTGGGCATTGAAATCGTGGAATCGAAGGCCAGCAAGGCCAAAGCGCCAGACTTGCGCAACCGCATTGTGGATGAGTGCTTTTACCATGGCCTGCTCATTCTGGGTTGCGGAGAAAATTCCATCCGCTTTAGCCCTCCCTTGGTGATTTGTCAGGAGCAAACCGATAGCGCTCTAGCCATTCTGGAAGCGGTGCTGAAAAAACTGGCCTGA
- a CDS encoding M20/M25/M40 family metallo-hydrolase codes for MGVVERFQSIVPIDNPSGRESAIRQAIEAALREMGISDCSVDAAGNLFVRVPGNSGKKTIMLSAHMDSVPPCEGIVPVRDERAGRPIIRSEGRTILGADDKSGIAVALEVVSQLAQQGFRENHPLELFFSTGEEVGLTGAKGFDMKQVRASYCYVLDGEGRVGLIFNAGPSQENIQIDCTGRAAHAGIAPEAGISAIQMGAALCAQLPSGRLAEDLTCNLGVIQGGSAMNIVAPALSVKGEMRSHNEDKLSQLLGTYQTVCRQVEERFAGGSVALKNVRRYDRFYVDPEQVVIQRAVQHCDALNLSPQLAPMNIGSDAHILNRNGLPTVVLGMGFHYSHSLGEFIFCEELEQVCQLVQRLVA; via the coding sequence ATGGGTGTGGTTGAACGATTCCAGAGCATAGTGCCCATTGATAACCCATCGGGCCGGGAGTCCGCCATTCGGCAGGCCATTGAAGCGGCTTTGCGGGAAATGGGAATCTCGGATTGTAGTGTGGACGCTGCCGGAAATCTGTTCGTGCGGGTGCCGGGAAATTCGGGTAAAAAAACCATTATGCTCTCCGCGCACATGGACAGTGTTCCGCCTTGCGAGGGCATTGTACCCGTTCGGGATGAGCGGGCCGGGCGTCCTATTATCCGCTCGGAAGGGCGTACCATCCTTGGGGCCGATGACAAGTCCGGCATCGCCGTGGCCCTGGAGGTGGTTAGTCAACTGGCCCAGCAAGGCTTTCGGGAGAATCATCCGCTGGAGCTGTTTTTTTCCACCGGGGAGGAAGTGGGCCTGACCGGGGCCAAGGGCTTTGATATGAAGCAGGTGAGGGCCAGCTATTGCTACGTGTTGGATGGGGAAGGCCGGGTGGGGCTGATTTTTAACGCCGGGCCCTCGCAGGAGAATATCCAGATTGATTGTACGGGCCGGGCCGCTCACGCCGGGATTGCCCCGGAGGCGGGCATCAGCGCCATCCAGATGGGGGCGGCCTTGTGCGCCCAATTGCCCAGCGGTCGGCTGGCGGAGGACTTGACCTGCAATCTGGGGGTGATTCAGGGGGGCAGCGCCATGAACATTGTGGCCCCGGCCCTTTCTGTCAAAGGGGAAATGCGCAGTCATAACGAGGACAAATTAAGCCAGCTTCTGGGCACATATCAAACCGTTTGTCGGCAGGTGGAGGAGCGCTTTGCCGGTGGCTCGGTGGCCCTGAAAAATGTGCGTCGCTACGATCGCTTTTACGTGGACCCTGAGCAAGTGGTGATTCAGCGGGCGGTGCAGCATTGCGATGCGCTCAATCTGAGTCCTCAGTTGGCCCCAATGAATATTGGTTCCGATGCGCATATTTTGAACCGGAATGGTCTGCCCACGGTGGTGTTGGGCATGGGGTTTCATTATTCCCACAGCTTGGGAGAATTTATTTTCTGCGAAGAGCTGGAGCAAGTGTGCCAGCTGGTGCAGCGGTTGGTGGCTTGA
- a CDS encoding DUF192 domain-containing protein, translating into MVVLPLFSRQAGLTKPLIGLLAVLIGVPWVSNTIWAQDAMPQTGLPLTQVKMGGRQYLLEVASTPQQAQTGLMYRTSLPVNGGMLFRFQETRPVAFWMKNTLIPLDMVFIQAGRVVHIAHQAQPCQQEPCPIYSSQKPVDMVIELPGGTARKHHIQAGATVRLRPLAQAVPAPMASSVSKQ; encoded by the coding sequence ATGGTCGTCCTACCTCTTTTTTCCAGACAAGCTGGCTTGACCAAGCCGCTGATTGGCCTTTTGGCAGTCCTGATTGGCGTGCCTTGGGTGAGTAATACCATCTGGGCTCAAGACGCCATGCCGCAAACGGGTTTGCCGCTGACCCAGGTCAAGATGGGAGGGCGTCAATATTTGCTGGAGGTGGCCTCTACCCCGCAGCAGGCGCAAACAGGGCTGATGTATCGAACTTCGCTGCCTGTCAATGGCGGTATGTTGTTTCGGTTTCAGGAAACCCGCCCGGTGGCCTTCTGGATGAAAAACACCCTGATTCCGCTGGACATGGTGTTTATTCAGGCCGGGCGAGTGGTGCATATCGCCCATCAGGCTCAGCCTTGCCAGCAGGAGCCTTGTCCGATCTACTCCTCTCAAAAACCGGTGGATATGGTGATTGAACTGCCGGGAGGCACCGCCCGCAAGCATCATATTCAGGCTGGCGCCACAGTCCGATTGAGACCACTGGCTCAGGCTGTCCCGGCCCCCATGGCTTCTTCCGTGTCAAAACAGTAA